Sequence from the Streptomyces peucetius genome:
TCCGTGATGGTGCGGGCCAGGACCCGCAGCACGACGGCGCAGATCTCCAGCGTGTCGAGGCCGGTGCGCAGCACGATGCGGTGCAACAGGCCTTCCTTGACGCGCGGATTGAAGCGGAGGCTGTCCTCGGCCTGGCGCAGGGCGGCGTCCACGTCGGCGATGTCGTTGTCGAGCCTGCGGGCCTCGTGGAGCCGGGCGGCCGCCCGCTCGACGGGGGTGTGGCTCGTCAGCTCCTCGCCGATGTGCAGCAGAAGCTGCCTCATGCGCCGCCCGAGACCCTCGATCGAGTCCCCGGCCGCCTCGACCCACACCGGCGGCACCAGCAGGATGTTGAACAGCAGCCCCACGACGGCGCCGATCAACGTCTCCAGCACCCGGTCCCAGGCGGCGTCGCCCACCTGTGTCACGCCGAGCACCAGCATCGCGCTGATCGCGACCTCGGGGACGAACTCGTCGACGCGAACGAATCTGCCGACGACCAGGGAGGCCAGGATGATCAGCCCGAGGCTCCACCACGACAGTCCGACCAGTGCGCTGAAGCCGATGGCGATGAGCACGCCGACGACCACGGAGTTGACCCGGCGCACCCCGGTGGTGAGCGTGGCGTAGAGGGTGACCTGGACGACGAGGAGCGCGGTCAGCGGTGCGGTGAGCGGGGGGACCTGGCTGTCCACCACCTGCAGGGCGACGACGTAGGAGATGGTCGCCGCCGCGGCGGACCGCAGAGTCTGCACCACGGCCGGTTCCTTGCGCCGGCTGACGATGCCGGCCACCGGCGTTCGTAGCCTCGAGCCAACCTCAGACACCTCGGTCCTTCCCCGCTCCCTCGCCCGGACGCCGTGGCCGGTTCCGCCCGGTCCCCCTCAGCGCCCGCCGGATGCCGCGCCCTCGCCGACCGCCTGTGCGCCCTGCCGGATACGGCGGCCCACGTACGTCTCCGCCGCGAGGAGGGCTTCGCGGGCCGTGCGCTCGCACATGAGCACGCACAGTGTGTATGCCGTGTCCTCGAACCGCCTCCGGGCGGACTCGTCGTGGGGAGCGGCGAGGACGTAATGTTCCTGCGCCCGGTAGCGGGCAATCAGCCTGGTGATCACACTCGTGTCGGGCATCAGCATCGTGGTCTCCCGGTTTATGCGGCCCCCTGACACGGCGGAGCGAGGTCCGTCCGGTGCCTCATTGTGAACCGGAGCGGTCGAGTCCGCCACACAGCTGGCTACTGTAGGTAGTCGTCGGTACGGGCAGGGGGCACGGCGCGCCGGAAGCCCGCTTTCAGGGGGTGCCGAGGGCGTCACAGCGGTGCCCGCAGGCTCGTGGAGCCGTTGCGCCAGGCCGCCAGCAGCCGGTCGCCGAGCCGGTCCTCGACCCAGTTCGTGGCCGCGACGCCGAAGGCCATGTCGGGGGCGAGCGACGGCTCGTCGGCCAGCAGCCCGCCGATGACGTCCCGGCGCACGATCTGCTCGTGCACGGCGTCCGCCGTCACGTGTTCCGCGTAGAAGTGCTCGGCCGCCGGCCCCGCTCCGGTGCGGCGCATCGCTTCCGCGAGCCGCCGTGAACCCGGTGAGGACGTCACCTCGACCGTGGCGAAGTGCCCCACCAGGGCGCCCCGATGGGCACGGTGCAGCCCGAGGAGCGACATCAGGTTGACGGCTGCGAGCATCTCGGCCGGGGCGGCGTCGAGGTACCGGCCGTAGGCGGTGTCGAGGCCGAGGTCCGCCATGAGGCCGGCGAACAGCCGGGCGTGCACCCGCTCGGCGCGTCCGCCGCCGAACTCGTCGAACGCCACCGCCACGAAGGCCGCCTTGGCCCTCCCGCGCAGTCTCGGGATGACCCAGGCGTGCGGGTCGGCCTCCTTGAGATGGTAGAGGGAGCGCTGGGCCGCGTACTCGCGCAGGTGCCACAGCTGTCCCTCGTCCCTGAGGAAGTACGACACCCCGGTGCCGTCGACGGGTTCGACGAGCAGTTCGTCCAGTGCGTCGTAGACGCCGGGGTGACCGGCGGTCCGTTCACGGAGCGCTTCGAGGAAGCGGCGTTCCATCGCCGCGCGCAGGCCGAGCAGCCCGGGCTCCCACTCCCAGGCCGCCTCGACCCCGCGAAAGCCCCGGTAGTGCAGCTCGTAGCAGAGGTAGAGGGCCAGCTGCAGATCGTCACCGAAGGGGTCGGCGCCCCGGGCGCCGCCGGGGTCCGGCACGGGGCCGCCGGCGGCGCCGCGCAGGGCCGTCAGCACTCCTTGCGAGAGCTCACCGCGTGCGCCCGGCAGTTCGCCCTCCGGGCCCGTCCGTGGATCGGGCGTACGGTCCGCCATCGTTCACCTCCTGCCGCGCCGGCGGTGGCTGGTGTCGCACCACGGGTACGTCCGGCTCCGCCGGCAGGTGCACAGGGCCACGGCGAACCGGTCGGACCGCACGGTGGTCCCGTCGTCGAGCACGACCTCCACGGGGCCCTCCACGAGCATCGGGCCCTCCTTGGTCACGGTCACCCGGCAGGGGGCCGGGGCCGTTCGTTCCTCAGACTCGTTCGGCACGGACGACCACCAGCTCTTCCTTCTCCTCACCGGGAGCGACCAGCCCCCGGCGTTCGAGCCAGTCGGCGCGGGAGCGCAGAACGGGCCCGAAGGGAACGACCCGGCGTTCCATGACGGCGGCGTCGAGTCCGGCGCCGCGCAGCCGGTCCAGGGTGGCCCGGACCCCGCTGAGCGCCGAGTGGACCAGCAGCAGAGCACCGGACGGGTGCAGCAAGCCGGCCGCGCCGTCACAGATCCGGTCGAGCACCGCCCTGCCGTCGTGTCCCGCGTCCCAGGCGACGGCCGCACCGTGGCGCGGCACCCCGGCCCGCGGCGCGGGCACGTACGGCGGGTTGCACACGATCAGGTCGAAGCGCCGGCCCGCCGCCGGGGCCAGCAGGTCGCCGTGCAGCACACGCACCCGCTGACCGGCGCGTGCGGCATTGAGTCTGGTGGCCGCGACGGCGCGCCAGGATCTGTCGACGGCGGTGACACGGGCCCCGCGGCGGGCGGCGGCCAGCGCCAGGACTCCGGTGCCGGTTCCGACGTCGAGCACCTCGGCGCCGGGCCCGAGCGGTTCGCGTTCGAGCGCGTCGGCGAGCAGAAACGTGTCGCTCTGCGGGGCGTAGACCCCCGGGGCGAACACGAGCGCGTCCGCGCTCGTGGTCCGGTCCGCTCCGAGCACACTGGACATCGGCGGCTCCCTCGGCTGTCGGGCGGCCTTGGCTGCCGCCCGTTCTTGATCCCGGGTGCCCGCCGCCGCGGATTTCATCCGTTTCGGTCCCGGCGGCCCGGGGACCCGGGAATCGGCCGGCACGTTCCCCGGAACCCACGGAGTCGCTGATGAGCGCGAAAACAGGACTGCGGGTGGTGGTCACAGGGGCCACGGGAAACGTCGGCACCAGTGTGGTCGGGGCACTCGCCGCGGACTCTCGGATCGCTTCGGTCCTCGGTCTCGCACGCCGCGTCCCCGATCTGGACTTCTCACGCACGGAGTGGGCGTCCGTGGACCTCGCCCGGGAAGACGCGGGCGAGACGCTCGTACGGCAGCTCGACGGCGCGGACGCGGTGATCCACCTCGCCTGGCGGTTCCAGCCGACGCACTCCCCCGTCACGACCTGGCAGACGAACGTCCTCGGGTCGCTGCGGCTCTTCGACGCGGTCGCCGAGGCGGGGGTGCCCGTCCTGGTGCACGCCTCGTCGGTCGGCGCCTACTCGCCCGGCCCCAAGACGGGTACGGGCGTCGACGAGTCCTGGCCGGCACACGGCTGGCCGGACGCGGCCTACTGCCGGGAGAAGGCGTATGTGGAACGGGTGCTCGACGCCTACGAACTGCGGCACCCGGAGACACGGGTGGTACGGATCCGCCCCGCCTTCATGTTCAAGGAGACCTCGGCGAGCGAGCAGCGCCGGATCTTCGCGGGCCGGTTCCTGCCCGGCCCGCTGCTCAACCCGGCGCTGCTCCCCTTCGTGCCCGACCTCGAAGGGCTGCGCTTCCAGGTGATGCACACCGACGACACCGCCCGGGCCTACCTCATGGCCGTCCTCCTCGACGCACGCGGCGCGTTCAACCTGGCCGCGGAGCCGGTGATCGACGCGGGGATCCTCGGCGAGCTGCTGGGGGCCAAGGTGGTGCGGGTGCCGCAGCGGGCGGTGCACGCCGCGCTGTCGGCCGCCTGGAACCTGCGTGCCGTCCCGGCGTCGCCGCATCTGTTCGACGCCCTGCTCCGGATGCCGGTGATGAGTACCGCACGGGCCCGGGAGGAGTTGGAGTGGCAGCCCCGGCACACGGCGACGGAGGCGATCGAGGAGTTTCTGCGCGGGGTCCGCAAAGGCTCCGGCGAGCGGACGGCCCCGCTGGCAGGGCACCGGGCGCACTGAGCGCGACCGGGAAAATGCGCCGGGATCACGCCGGCCCGGCGAAGGGACTGTCGTCGATCTGGGCGAGCAGGTCCGCCGGATCGTCGAAGACCGCCGCCGCCCCCGCGGCCTCCAGTGCGGTACGCGGGATACCGCCGCAGAGCAGCCCCACGGCCCGCACCCCGGCCCGGGACGCGGCCTGCATGTCCCACACGGTGTCACCGACGAACACGGCGTCCGACGCCGGTACCCCGGCCAGGGCCAGGGCCTGCTCGACCGGCTCGGGTGCGGGTTTCCCCTCCTCCACGTCGTCGGCGCTCGCGGTCGCGCTGACGGCGTCGTCCGCGTCGATGGCCCGTCGCAGCGCCGCGAGCTCGGATCCGCCCGCCGAGGAGGCGAGCACCACCCGCCAGCCGTCACCGGCGAGGGCGCGCAGCAGGTCCCCGGCCTCGTCGAAGGCCGGCAGCCGGTCGAAGTACGTCGCGTAGAGGGCTTTGTGCGCGGCCTCGAGGGCGCCGTCCCGGCGGGTGTCCCGGTCGTCCCCGAGCAGATGGGCTACCAGGTCCCGGCCGGGCAGTCCGACGGAACGGTGGATGTCGTGCATGGCCACGCGGTGGCCCGCCTGGCGGAAGGCCTCCCACCAGGCGACGACATGGAGGTGGTTGGTGTCGGCCAGTGTCCCGTCGACGTCGAACACGGCGGCGCGTGCCATGGCTGCAGGTCCTTCCGGTGGCTTCCGGGCTACTCGGGTGCGGCGTCGTCCGTGGCCGTCACGGTGAAGATGGCTCCGTCGGGGTCGCGCAGGGTGGCCTCGGCGCCGTGCGAGGTGGTCCGTTCGCCGAGGACGCTGCCGCCGTGGCGGGTGGCGGTCCGCACGGTCTCCTCGAGGTCCTTGACCGCGAAGTGGACGTGCCAGCGCGGGTGCAGCAGCGGGCTGTCCGCCGTGCCGTCCGCGCCCGAGGTGAGCCGGGCGAGCACCCGTCCCTCGCGGTGCAGCACGACCGCGCCCTCCACGTAGCTGACCTCGCAGCAGCCCGCCCGTCCGGAGGCCCAGTCGAAGACCTCGCCGTAGAAGATCGCCGACTCGAAGGCGTCCTTGGCCAGCAGCCGGATCCAGGCGGGAGCCTTGTCACGCCAGGCCGGCCAGTCCCGCATGAGCTCGCCCTCCCACAGCCCGAAGACGGCGCCGTCCCGGTCGGCCGCCAGCACGCCGCGCCCCATCGACAGGGCGAGCGGCCCGACCGCCACAGTGCCGCTGCGCTCCCGGATGCGGGAGGCGGTCCGGTCCGCGTCCTCGACGGCGAAGTAGGGCGTCCACGCGACGGCCACCGTCAGCGCCGGGGCCAGCGCGCCGATACCGGCGACCGGCATGCCGTCGACGACGGCGACCCTGAACTGGTCGCCCAGCCGGCCCTTGCGGAACCTCCAGCCGAGCACCGCTCCGTAGAAGTCCTGGGCCGCCTGCAGATCGCGGGCCATGAGGCTGACCCAGCAGGGCGCCCCGAACACAGCGGCGGACGCGGCCGCATGGGCGGTCGCCGTCGGGGTCGAGTTCTCGTTCATCACCATGTCCGGCGGTCGGGGACGGTTCGTGCGGGGCCGGTTCCATGTTCCTCCTCCGGGAGCCGACCTGCGAACGCGACGGTCACGGTACGTGTTCATGCGGTGCCACCCGGCACGTCCCCAGTTGCTTCTTCCCTGTGCAGCGGGTGCCCGGCGCGCGGCGTCCGTAACCCCCGGCCCGGGGGCCGTCCGCGCGCCGGGCACCCGCGGGAGGGGTGTCGCGAGCCCTCCGTATGCCGGGCGTCGCAGGGGGTAGCCGCAGTGCATGACTGTTGAGAAGACCAGCGTCCTCGTCCTCGACGCCGCCGAACCCATGACACTGGCGGAGTTCTACGCAGGGCTGTTCGGCGCGGAGATACGCGTCGGCAGCGACCCCGATTTCATCGAGGTCGTCGGTCACGGCGGCGTGCGTCTGGCGATGCGCCGCGACCACGGCTACGCGCCGCCCAGCTGGCCGCGGCCGGAGGACTCCCAGCAAGCGCATCTGCGCATCCTCGTCGGCCGCGGCGACCTGGACGCGGCGGAGCGGGAGGCGGTCGGGCTGGGGGCCCGGCCGGTCGACACCAACAACCGGCGCGGGCCCCACGAGGAACGCGTCTTCTCCGACCCGGCGGGCCACTCCTTCTCCCTGTCGGTGTCCCCGGCGCCCGCCGGGTAGCGGCGCCCCGGTCAGCGGCCCGCCAGCGCCTCCACCACGCGCTGCGCGGTGTCCGCGCTCGACTGCGGGTTCTGCCCGGTGATCAGGTTGCCGTCGACGACGACCCGGCTCGCCCAGGCGTCACCCGGCAGTACCACCGCGCCGAGGTCCCGCAGCCGCGACTCGACCAGGTACGGCGACGCGTCGCCGAGGCCGCCCTGCTGCTCCTCCTCGTCGCTGAACACCGTCAGCTCACGCCCGGCGAAGGTGAAGGAACCGTCCGCCTTCACGGCGCTGAGCAGCGCCGCCGGGCCGTGGCAGAGCGCCGCGACGATCTTTCCGCTCCCGTCGGCTTCGCTCAGCAGCCGGCCGAGGTCCGTGCTGACCGCGAGGTCGGCCATCGGCGCGTGGCCGCCGGGGATGTACACGGCGTCGTAGTCGGCCACCGACACGGCGGAGAGGTCGGCCGGCCGGGCGAGTTCGGCGTCGAGGGAGTCCAGGTACGCCCGGAACCTCTCGGCGTCCGCCTCCTCGACCCCGCCGCGCTCGTCGAGGCTGATGGGGTCCACGGTCGGCCGGACGCCGCCCGGCGTCGCGATGTCCACTTCGTGGCCCGCGGCCCGGAGCACCTCGTGCGACGCGGCCAGCTCCTCGGCCCAGAAGCCGGTGGGGTGGCTGGTGCCGTCGGACAGCTTCAGGCTGTCGGCGCCGGAAACGACCATGAGGATCTTCGACATGGAGAGTCCTTACTGCTTCGCTCGGAACTGTTGAGACTTCGATCGGCTGCCGTTGCAGTGTCGAGGGGACAACACCAGCTTTGCCCCGGCTCCATCCGCGGGCATCATGAGCGTCATAAGCATTCTTATGGAACGGGTGTTGCGTGCCGGGTCTGGATCTGCTGTCGACCTTCGTGGAGATCTACCGCTGCGGGTCGCTGTCCGCGGCCGCCGAGCGGCTGGGGCTGACCCAGCCGGCGGTGACCGGCCAGCTGGCGAGGCTTGAGGAGCAGCTCGGCGAGCAGCTGTTCGTCCGCTCCCGGAAGGGCGTCACCCCCACGGCCCACGCGGCCGACCTCGCCGCGCGCATCGGCACGCATCTCGACGAGCTGCGTGCGGCACTGGAGCCGTCGGCAGCGGGGGCGGCGCATGTAGGGACCGTACGGATCGGGGGGCCCGGGGAGCTGATGGCGCTGCGGGTCCTGCCCACCCTCGCCCCGCTGACGACCCGCGGGCTGCGGGTCCATGTCACGCTGGGCCTCGCCAAGGACCTGCTTGCCGCCCTCGCGGCCGGGCAGGTGGACCTGGTGGTGTCCTCCGTCAGGCCGGCGCAGCAGGACATCGCGGCCACCCCCCTCGTCGACGAGGAGTTCGTCCTGGTCGGCCCGCCGTCCCTGGCCCGCAGCGTCGACGGTGCCCGGCTGGCCGACGACCCGGTGGACGCTCTCGCGCATCTCCCGCTGGTCGGCTACGCGGACGACCTGCCGATCGTGCGCCGCTACTGGCTGAGCGAGTTCAACCGCCGGCCGCCGAACCACATCGCCGTGATCGTGCCGGACCTGCGCGCCGTTCTGGCCGCGGTCGTCGCGGGCGCGGGGGTGAGTGCGCTCCCCCGTTACCTCGCCGAGCCTGCGCTCTCCGCGGGGTCCGTGGAGCTGCTCCACGAGCCCGCCGCCCCACCGCTCAACACGCTCTACCTGGCCACACGGACCGGAGCTCTCGTCCATCCGCCGCTGGCCCTGGTCCACGACCACCTCCGCAGCCGGGCCCACGCGTGGGGCGCGCTGTGAAAGCGCGCAATACCTGTTGATGAAGGGGCAGTTGGTGCGGCTGCACCGTGGCTGAAAGCCGACATGCGCGGCCGGTGCGGCCGGACGTTCACCTGTACCGCCGTCCCGGTGCTCCCTAGCATGTGGACCCCACACAACCGGGATCTCCATCGACGCGGGTGAGGACTGGATGCAGAGCTCGTGGCGCCCCGACGCCATCGACACCAAGGTGCCCAGTGTGGCACGTATGTACGACTACTTCCTGGGGGGCGACGACAATTACCAGTCGGACCGCGAAGCTTGTGAAGAACTGCTGAAGCAGGTCCCCAGTTCCAGGACGCTCGCCGTCAACAACCGCAACTTCCTGCGGCGTGTCGTACGGACGCTGGCGACCGAGTACGGGATCCGCCAGTTCATCGACCACGGGTCCGGCCTGCCGACACAGGACAACGTCCACCAGGTCGCGCAGGCGGTCGACCCGGAGTCGAGGGTCGTGTACGTCGACAACGACCCGATCGTCCTCGCGCACGGTCGCGCGCTGCTCGACGAGAACGACCGCACCACGGTCATCCAGGCCGACATGCGCGACACCGACGGCATCTTCGCTCACGAGGAGACCCGGCGGCTGATCGACTTCAGCAAGCCGGTCGCGGCCCTGTTCGTATCGGTGATGCACTGCATTCCGGACAAGGACGACCCGGCCGCACTGGTGCGGCGGGTCGCGGAACGGCTGGCGCCCGGCAGCTTCCTGGTCGTCTGCCAACTGGTGAGCGACCGGCCCGAGATCCGCCAGTTCGTCACCGACTTCATGGCGCAGGCCACCGACAACCACTGGGGCAGGGTGCGCGAGGAGCACGAGGTCGCCGCGTATCTGGACGGCCTGGAGATCCTCGAGCCGGGGCTCGTGGAGGTCTCCACCTGGCGGCCGGACACCGATCTGGCGCCGGTGCAGCAGACCGACGAATGGATCGAGTGGGGCGGCGTCGCGCGTCTGCCGTGACGGGCGGCGCGTTCCGCGGAACGACGGCTGCGGCCCGGTGAGGTGCCCGAAGAGGCATCGCACCGGGCCGCAGCCGTCGCCGCGTCCTTACAGGGACGTGAGGCGCTGCCGGATCAGTTCCAACGACTGCTTGGGCGTGAGGGCGCAGGCGCCGAGGCGGTCCAGCATGTCGCGGTACTGCTCGACCGCCTGGGGCTTCTGGCTGAAGGTGCTGTCGGTGAGGTGCTCGATGTAGACCGCGTCCTTCAGGTCGCTCAGGGCGAAGCGCAGATAGGTCACGCCCGTACCGACGCCCACCGAGGCGGTCACCTCCAGCGGTGCGATCTGCAGCGTCACCCGCGGCCGCTCCATCATCGAGACGAGATGCAGCAGTTGCTCACGCATCACATGGGGCCCGCCCACGGAGCGCATCAGCACGGACTCGTCGATCACGGCCCACAGGCGCGGCGCGTCCGGCTGATCGAGCTGCCGCTGGCGCTCCTGCCGGAGTTCCACCCTGCGCTGCACCTCGTGCATGAGGAGGTGCCCGGGGCCGGAGCGGACGACCGCGTCCGTGTACGCCGGTGTCTGCAGCAGTCCCGGCACATAGAACGGCTCGTAGGTACGGATGGTCGCCGCGGCGCCCTCGAGGGCGACCAGCGGCTCGAAGAAGTCGGAGAGGACGTCGCTGAAGGAGCGCCACCAGTCGGACTGCCGCGACTGGGAGACGAGCCGCATGAATTCGGCGGCCTGCTCCTGGGCCTCGACACCGTAGAGTTCCAGGAGGGCCTTGGCGTCAGCCGGCTTGCAGCCGTGGCGGCCGAGTTCGATCCGGCTGGTCTTGGAACGGGAGAAGCCCAGCCGGGAGTCGACGTCCGCCGGGTCCAGCCCGGCACTAACCCTCAGTTCCCGCAGTTTGCCGCCGAGGATGAGCTTCAGTGCGGTCGGGTTGTTCTCG
This genomic interval carries:
- a CDS encoding type 1 glutamine amidotransferase domain-containing protein yields the protein MSKILMVVSGADSLKLSDGTSHPTGFWAEELAASHEVLRAAGHEVDIATPGGVRPTVDPISLDERGGVEEADAERFRAYLDSLDAELARPADLSAVSVADYDAVYIPGGHAPMADLAVSTDLGRLLSEADGSGKIVAALCHGPAALLSAVKADGSFTFAGRELTVFSDEEEQQGGLGDASPYLVESRLRDLGAVVLPGDAWASRVVVDGNLITGQNPQSSADTAQRVVEALAGR
- a CDS encoding iron-containing redox enzyme family protein, whose amino-acid sequence is MADRTPDPRTGPEGELPGARGELSQGVLTALRGAAGGPVPDPGGARGADPFGDDLQLALYLCYELHYRGFRGVEAAWEWEPGLLGLRAAMERRFLEALRERTAGHPGVYDALDELLVEPVDGTGVSYFLRDEGQLWHLREYAAQRSLYHLKEADPHAWVIPRLRGRAKAAFVAVAFDEFGGGRAERVHARLFAGLMADLGLDTAYGRYLDAAPAEMLAAVNLMSLLGLHRAHRGALVGHFATVEVTSSPGSRRLAEAMRRTGAGPAAEHFYAEHVTADAVHEQIVRRDVIGGLLADEPSLAPDMAFGVAATNWVEDRLGDRLLAAWRNGSTSLRAPL
- a CDS encoding FUSC family protein is translated as MAGIVSRRKEPAVVQTLRSAAAATISYVVALQVVDSQVPPLTAPLTALLVVQVTLYATLTTGVRRVNSVVVGVLIAIGFSALVGLSWWSLGLIILASLVVGRFVRVDEFVPEVAISAMLVLGVTQVGDAAWDRVLETLIGAVVGLLFNILLVPPVWVEAAGDSIEGLGRRMRQLLLHIGEELTSHTPVERAAARLHEARRLDNDIADVDAALRQAEDSLRFNPRVKEGLLHRIVLRTGLDTLEICAVVLRVLARTITDLAKERRDEDLFGHEVGVALEELLAHIADTLVSFAVLVTTQTSESADAAEERLTGELAAARTSRDNAAELLLQGIQESPRQWQLHGALLTEVDRILDELDMDHRSRRLMEELDRHTRERREKRPRLAALRDWLWGRTPLVRNPVR
- a CDS encoding LysR family transcriptional regulator, with the protein product MPGLDLLSTFVEIYRCGSLSAAAERLGLTQPAVTGQLARLEEQLGEQLFVRSRKGVTPTAHAADLAARIGTHLDELRAALEPSAAGAAHVGTVRIGGPGELMALRVLPTLAPLTTRGLRVHVTLGLAKDLLAALAAGQVDLVVSSVRPAQQDIAATPLVDEEFVLVGPPSLARSVDGARLADDPVDALAHLPLVGYADDLPIVRRYWLSEFNRRPPNHIAVIVPDLRAVLAAVVAGAGVSALPRYLAEPALSAGSVELLHEPAAPPLNTLYLATRTGALVHPPLALVHDHLRSRAHAWGAL
- a CDS encoding VOC family protein, which translates into the protein MTVEKTSVLVLDAAEPMTLAEFYAGLFGAEIRVGSDPDFIEVVGHGGVRLAMRRDHGYAPPSWPRPEDSQQAHLRILVGRGDLDAAEREAVGLGARPVDTNNRRGPHEERVFSDPAGHSFSLSVSPAPAG
- a CDS encoding HemK2/MTQ2 family protein methyltransferase, encoding MSSVLGADRTTSADALVFAPGVYAPQSDTFLLADALEREPLGPGAEVLDVGTGTGVLALAAARRGARVTAVDRSWRAVAATRLNAARAGQRVRVLHGDLLAPAAGRRFDLIVCNPPYVPAPRAGVPRHGAAVAWDAGHDGRAVLDRICDGAAGLLHPSGALLLVHSALSGVRATLDRLRGAGLDAAVMERRVVPFGPVLRSRADWLERRGLVAPGEEKEELVVVRAERV
- a CDS encoding CDGSH iron-sulfur domain-containing protein is translated as MPNESEERTAPAPCRVTVTKEGPMLVEGPVEVVLDDGTTVRSDRFAVALCTCRRSRTYPWCDTSHRRRGRR
- a CDS encoding helix-turn-helix domain-containing protein, giving the protein MAAAEPSPSLFVRSLGSVENNPTALKLILGGKLRELRVSAGLDPADVDSRLGFSRSKTSRIELGRHGCKPADAKALLELYGVEAQEQAAEFMRLVSQSRQSDWWRSFSDVLSDFFEPLVALEGAAATIRTYEPFYVPGLLQTPAYTDAVVRSGPGHLLMHEVQRRVELRQERQRQLDQPDAPRLWAVIDESVLMRSVGGPHVMREQLLHLVSMMERPRVTLQIAPLEVTASVGVGTGVTYLRFALSDLKDAVYIEHLTDSTFSQKPQAVEQYRDMLDRLGACALTPKQSLELIRQRLTSL
- a CDS encoding VOC family protein, translating into MNENSTPTATAHAAASAAVFGAPCWVSLMARDLQAAQDFYGAVLGWRFRKGRLGDQFRVAVVDGMPVAGIGALAPALTVAVAWTPYFAVEDADRTASRIRERSGTVAVGPLALSMGRGVLAADRDGAVFGLWEGELMRDWPAWRDKAPAWIRLLAKDAFESAIFYGEVFDWASGRAGCCEVSYVEGAVVLHREGRVLARLTSGADGTADSPLLHPRWHVHFAVKDLEETVRTATRHGGSVLGERTTSHGAEATLRDPDGAIFTVTATDDAAPE
- a CDS encoding SAM-dependent methyltransferase, which translates into the protein MQSSWRPDAIDTKVPSVARMYDYFLGGDDNYQSDREACEELLKQVPSSRTLAVNNRNFLRRVVRTLATEYGIRQFIDHGSGLPTQDNVHQVAQAVDPESRVVYVDNDPIVLAHGRALLDENDRTTVIQADMRDTDGIFAHEETRRLIDFSKPVAALFVSVMHCIPDKDDPAALVRRVAERLAPGSFLVVCQLVSDRPEIRQFVTDFMAQATDNHWGRVREEHEVAAYLDGLEILEPGLVEVSTWRPDTDLAPVQQTDEWIEWGGVARLP
- a CDS encoding NAD-dependent epimerase/dehydratase family protein; protein product: MSAKTGLRVVVTGATGNVGTSVVGALAADSRIASVLGLARRVPDLDFSRTEWASVDLAREDAGETLVRQLDGADAVIHLAWRFQPTHSPVTTWQTNVLGSLRLFDAVAEAGVPVLVHASSVGAYSPGPKTGTGVDESWPAHGWPDAAYCREKAYVERVLDAYELRHPETRVVRIRPAFMFKETSASEQRRIFAGRFLPGPLLNPALLPFVPDLEGLRFQVMHTDDTARAYLMAVLLDARGAFNLAAEPVIDAGILGELLGAKVVRVPQRAVHAALSAAWNLRAVPASPHLFDALLRMPVMSTARAREELEWQPRHTATEAIEEFLRGVRKGSGERTAPLAGHRAH
- a CDS encoding HAD family hydrolase; the protein is MARAAVFDVDGTLADTNHLHVVAWWEAFRQAGHRVAMHDIHRSVGLPGRDLVAHLLGDDRDTRRDGALEAAHKALYATYFDRLPAFDEAGDLLRALAGDGWRVVLASSAGGSELAALRRAIDADDAVSATASADDVEEGKPAPEPVEQALALAGVPASDAVFVGDTVWDMQAASRAGVRAVGLLCGGIPRTALEAAGAAAVFDDPADLLAQIDDSPFAGPA
- a CDS encoding DUF5133 domain-containing protein, yielding MLMPDTSVITRLIARYRAQEHYVLAAPHDESARRRFEDTAYTLCVLMCERTAREALLAAETYVGRRIRQGAQAVGEGAASGGR